ACGCTCAACGTGCGCCGACCGTCATGGTCGACGCTGAAGCCGACATCGGGACGCGCCATTGCCAAGCGCTTCACCACATCGAGGCAGGCGGCATATTCGGCGCGGGGCGATCGGAGAAACTTGCGCCGGGCCGGGACCTTGTCGAATAGGCCTTCGACCCGGACCGTGGTTCCAGGCGGGACGGCTACCGGCCCCTCGCCCGCCGGTTCTCCGTGATCAACGACGATCCGCCACCCCTCGCCCTCGACTGTCCGGCTCGTCACGGACAAACGCGCGACGCTGGCGATCGACGGAAGCGCTTCGCCGCGGAAACCGAAGCTCGCCACGTCCTCGATCCGGTCGTCGGGGAGCTTGGAGGTCGCGTGCCGCTCGAGGGCCAAGGCCATCTCGGATGGCGCCATGCCCGACCCGTTGTCGGCCACCTCCACGAGGTCCAGACCACCCGCCGCCAATCGAATCCCGACCATCGAGGCACCGGCGTCCAGCGCGTTTTCGACGACTTCCTTCAACGCACTGGCTGGCCGCTCCACCACCTCACCGGCAGCGATACGATTGATGAGGTCCGAGGGCAGCCTTCTTATTGACATGTTAACGGTCCTAGCCCAATCGAAAGGCTCCTGCGAAGCGGTGAATTTTGCACGCAATTCATGTCGTTTTCACAAGGGCTTGGACAAGGATAATTATATCGCGCCGGGTGGGCGGTGCGACGATCTTCACACGATAGAGCGAGAGACGGGGAAAGCATGTTCTGGACGCGCTGGTTCAAATGGATGTCGCACGACATGGCGATCGACTTGGGCACCGCCAATACGTTGGTGTATGTTCGCGGCCGGGGCATCGTCCTCAACGAGCCGTCGGTCGTCGCGATCGAGACCATCAACGGCGTCAAGAAGGTCAAGGCGGTCGGTGACGACGCCAAGCTGATGATGGGCAAGACCCCCGATCAGATCGAGGCGATCCGTCCGCTACGCGATGGCGTCATCGCCGACATCGATGTCGCCGAGCAGATGATCAAGCACTTCATTCACAAGGTTCATGGCGGCAAGATGCGCGCCTGGCGCTTCCCGGAGATCGTGATCTGCGTGCCATCCGGCTCGACCAGCGTCGAACGCCGCGCGATCCGCGACGCGGCCTCGAATGCCGGCGCCAGCGCGGTCTTTCTGATTGAGGAGCCGATGGCCGCCGCGATCGGCGCCGACATGCCCGTGACCCAACCGATCGGATCGATGGTCGTCGACATTGGCGGCGGCACGACTGAAGTCGCCGTGCTCTCGCTTCGCGGCCTAGCCTACACCACTTCGGTGCGCGTCGGCGGGGACAAGATGGACGAGGCGATCTCGTCCTACGTCCGCCGCAACCACAATTTGCTGATCGGCGAAGCGACGGCCGAGCGGATCAAGAAGGAAGTCGGCATCGCCAAGCCGCCCGTCGATGGCATCGGTAAGACCGTGCACATCAAGGGCCGCGATCTCGTCAACGGCGTGCCCAAGGAGATCTCGATCAATCAGGGCCAGATCGCCGAAGCGCTGAGCGAGCCTGTTGGCACGATCGTCGAAGGAGTTCGTATCGCGCTGGAGAATACTGCTCCTGAGCTTGCCGCCGACATTTGTGACCAGGGCATTGTCCTTACCGGGGGCGGCGCGCTGCTTCAGGGTCTCGACGAAGTTCTCCGCGACGAAACCGGCCTGCCGGTGACGGTCGCCGAGGACCCGTTGACCTGCGTCGCGCTTGGAACGGGCCGCGCGCTCGAAGAAGAGCAGTTCCGCGGCGTCCTCCAGACGGCGTAGCGGTTCGCGATGGCAGCCTCGGCGGGACCGCGCCCGGGCTGGTCGCGGCGTGCACAATATAGCCTGTTCTTCAGCTTTCTGGCGGTGCTCGCCGGGCTGATCGTCGGTCTGGCGATGCTGATCCTGTCGATCGCTGCGCCGCAGAGCTATTCGGCGGTCCGCGGAGCCGCACTCGACGTCACCGCGCCGATTACCGGCGCGCTCGACGAGGTGACGACGACCGTCGCGGGCCTCAGCAATGGCGCCGGCGACTATTGGGACGCGATCGATCAGAACGGCCAGCTGAAACGCGAGCGAACGGTCATGATGCGCCGAATGGTCGAGGCGCGCGCGATCCTCGAAGAGAACCGCCAACTCAAGTCGGCGCTCGGGCTTCGCGATCAGCTTCCGGAGTCGGTCGCGACCGCGCGGGTCGTCGGATCGTCGTTCGAAAGTCCGCGCCGGTTCGCGGTAATCACGGCTGGGTCGAACGACGGCGTCTCGATCGGAATGCCCGTCCGGGCCGCGGAAGGCCTGATTGGTCGAGTGGTTGATTCGGGACGGATCGCCAGTCGGGTTCTTTTGGTCAGCGATCGCGCGAACATCGTCCCCGCCCGAATCCTTCGCGGCGGCCAGCCGGTGATCTCGACCGGGCGCGGCGACGGGACGATCGATGTTCGGCCGTTGGAGGTCGGGCGCAATCCTTTCAAACCCGGCGATATCATCGTCACCTCCGGCACCGGTGGGCTCTATCCTCCGCTCGTCCCGATTGGAAAAGTGATCCGGCTGGACGATGACGGCGCCGTGGCGATCCCGATCGCCGATCCATCCAAGGTCAGTTTCGCCGTCATTCAGCGGCCTTACCAACCGGCGGCGCTGGCCGCCGCCGCCGCGCCCGACCCCGAGGCGCCCTGATGGTCCGCTCCGCGCTCGGCAACCGCGGTGGCACCGGACCGCTCGCGAAGGGGCCGCGAGCCTTCGCGGCCTATTACCCTGCGGCGACCGTCGTGGCGGGTTCGATGATGTCGCTCCTGCCGATCGTCTCGCACTCCGGCTGGTGGCCCGATTGGGGCCTGCTGATGCTGGTCGCATGGCGCCTTCTTCGCGCCGATCCCTTCCCCGCGTGGTGGGCGGCGCCACTCGGCTTCGTGAACGACCTGATCGTCGGGAATCCCATCGGCCTGTCGGTGGCGCTATGGGCCGCGATCATGGTCGCGATGGATATCCTCGACCGTCGGACGATGTGGCGGGACTATTGGATCGAATGGGCGATTGCCTGCCTGTTTATCGCGCTCGACGAACTGGCGCAGTGGCAGGTCGCCGCGCTTCTCGGTGCGCCGGTCCCGATGCGTCTCTCGACTACTCCCGCCATCATCCTCTCGATCCTGTGCTTTCCGATCGTGGCCTTCCTCGCCGCGCGGATTGATCGGTGGAGGCTGGGCCGATGAAGGGCGGACGCTTCACCAACGTTCACCAGTCGATGACCTTCACCCGGCGGATGACCATCGTCGGCGGGGTCCAGGCCGCGTTCGGGTCGTTGTTGATCGCTCGGCTCGGCTACCTGTCGGTCAACCAGAACGAGCATTACCAGCTGTTGTCCGAAAGCAACCGCGTCCAGTTGATCGTCGTCCCGCCCCGCCGCGGCTGGATCGTCGATCGGGGCGGCAAGCCGATCGCGATCAATCGCTCCGACTTTCGCATCGACATCATCCCCGACCAGCTTGAAAAGCCAACCGAAACGCTTCGCCTGCTGACCAGCCTGCTCGCGCTGAGCGCAGATGACGTCGACCGGATCATCAAGGAACTGAAGGCGGCCAAGGGCTACCAGCCGGTGCAGGTCGCCGAGAACGTACCCTACGACCAATATGCGGCCGTGACGGTCCGTCTCCCGGAGATGCCGGGCGTCCAGCCGATGCGCGGCTTTTCCCGCTTCTACCCGACCGGACCGGCAGTGGGACATCTTGTCGGATATGTCGGCGCCGCCTCTGCGAAGGATTACGAAGAGGAAAAGAATCCCCTCCTGATCACACCGGGTTTCAAGATCGGTAAAGAAGGCCTTGAAAAGACCCTCGAAAAGAGTCTTCGTGGCGCACCCGGTGGTCAGCGCGTCGAACTCACCGCGCGAGGCAAGCTCGTCCGCGAATTGACGCCGAAGCCCGACAAGTCCGGATCCACCATCCGCCTGTCGATCAATGCCGACCTTCAGGAATTTGCGGCACGACGTTTGGGCGAAGAGTCTGGCAGTTGCACCGTCATCGACTGTTTGACGGGCGACATTCTTTGCATGGCGTCGATGCCTGCCTACGATCCGAACAGTTTCTCCGACGGGATCGGATCGACCGAGTGGCGAATGCTGTCCCAGGACGAGCGGCATCCGCTTAATAACAAGATCCTTTCGGCGCTTTACCCTCCGGGTTCGACGATCAAGCCGATGAATGGGCTGGCACTGATGGCGCATGGCATCGACCCGGACGAAACTGTCCATTGTCCAGGCGGCTATCGGCTCGGCAACCGCTTCTTCCGCTGCCTCGGGCGTCACGGGTCGGTGAACATGCGCCGTGCCATCGCGAAAAGCTGCAACACCTATTTCTACGCAATGGGCAACCGCATCGGCTACGACAACATCGCGCCGATGGCCAGGCGCCTCGGGCTCGGCCAGAAGTTCGACCTGCCGGTCGCCAGCCAGAGCTTCGGTACGGTGCCCGACAGCGCATGGAAGCGGCGGCGGTTCGAAACGACCAAGCGGCTAATCGAGCGTCCGGACTGGACGTCGTCGGACACGCTCAACGCCTCGATCGGTCAGGGTTTCCTGATCGTCAATCCACTGCAATTGGCCGTCATGTCGGCGCGCATCGCGTCGGGCCGCGACTTGCAGCCGGGCCTTGTCGGGGTGCGGACGAAACCTGCCCCGCTCCTCGGCATTCCCCAGGAACATCTCGACGCAGTGCGCGGCGGGATGTGGGAAGTCGTCAACGGCGACGGAACCGCGGGCGCGAGCCGGCTGCAACTCCCCGGAATTGAGATGGGCGGCAAGACGGGCACCGCGCAGGTACGCAAGATCGCCGGTTCCCAGAGGGGCCAGTCGGGCGAATGGAAGTATCGCGATCACGGCCTGTTCGTCTGTTTCGCGCCGACCAGCAACCCGCGATACGCCGCCTCGGTCGTGATCGAGCATGGGATGGGCGGCTCGCGCGCCGCGGCGCCGGTCGCGAAGGACGTGCTGACCTTCCTGTTCGACCGCGACAAAGCAATGGCCTCGCTTACGGCACTGGAAACGCAGTGGGGCGGAACGCTCGCCCAGCGAACCGCGCGACGCCAGTCCGAATTCGAAGCCTTGTCCAAGGCGGCGTTGAGCCAGTCGGCATGATCAGCTCGGCCATCATTCCACAGCCACTCGCCCGCCTTCCTTGGCGGCTGATCTGGCTGGTCGCGCTGATCTGCACGATCGGCGTCGTCACGCTCTATTCCGCGGCGGGTGGATCGATGTCGCCGTGGGCGGTCAAGCAGGGCGTCACGATTCTCGGCTTCGCCGCTGTCTCGATCGCGATCAGCTACATCCCCGAAAGCTTCATCAAGCAAACGACCTTCCCTGCCTATCTCGCGATCGTGGTGATGCTCGTGATCGTCGAAATGGTTGGATTCGTCGGCAAGGGCGCCCAGCGCTGGATCGACCTTGGCTTCATCCGGCTGCAGCCTTCGGAGTTCATGAAACCCGCGATCGTGCTGACGCTGGCACGCTTCTATGAGCTCCTGCCCGCTGGCGACGTCCGCAAGTGGCGAGGTCTATGGCCCGCAGCCGCGCTGGTGCTGGTCCCGTTCGCGCTCATCCTCGTCCAGCCCGACCTCGGCACCGCGACCATGGTACTCCTTGGCGGGATCACCGTCATGTTCATCGCCGGACTGCCGATGTGGTATTTCGTGTCCGCCGGCGCCGCGCTCGCGGCCGCACTTCCGGTCGTGTATGCGATGATGCACGGCTATCAGCGCAAGCGAGTGCTCATCTTCCTCGATCCCGAGAGCGATCCGCTCGGCGCCGGCTACCATATCAGCCAGTCAAAGATCGCGATCGGTTCGGGTGGAATCTGGGGCAAGGGCTATCTCAACGGCAGCCAGAGCCACCTCGACTATCTTCCCGAAGGTCACACCGACTTCGTGTTCGCGACCTTTGTTGAGGAATGGGGCCTCGTTGGCGGCGTCTTGCTGATTGCCGCCTTCTTCCTGGTTATTCGGTGGGGAATGAGCGTCAGCAAAAAAGCGAAGACGCGCTACGGCCAGCTGAGCGCGGCCGGCCTGACCGCGACGATCTTCTTTTACGTCTCGATCAACCTGATGATGGTGATGGGCTTGGCGCCCGTCGTCGGTATCCCGCTTCCGCTCGTCAGCTTCGGCGGCTCGGCAGTGATGACGGTCATGATCTGCCTGGGGCTGCTGATGTCGCTCGAACGGCAGGCGCGAACACGATCGACGCTGCAATAGGAAATTTAGCGCAGACGGTGGTTGCGCGGTTCCCAAAGCCTTGTTAGATGCCCGCCCGCGCCCCCGCCACATCGGCGGCGACCAGCGCACTCCCCATGGGGACGCATAGCTCAGTTGGTAGAGCAGCTGACTCTTAATCAGCGGGTCCTAGGTTCGAGCCCTAGTGCGTCCACCATCCTCCTTCGTTTCTCGCATATCAGCCGGGACGGTGCAGGCCGGAAGAGGCTTGCGCTATCGTTTGTTCGATATTGCGCCTAAGGGCCGCAGAATGTCCCATCCCCAGATTCCCCCCACGCTCGCCCGCGCGCTCGATGCGCGTGGCTATGAAACATTGACCGAAGTGCAGTCGGCCGCCGTCGCGCCGGAAGCCGCAGACCGCGACCTGATCGTGTCGGCCCGCACCGGCTCGGGCAAGACGGTCGCCTTCGGCCTCGCCATGGCGCACCAAATGCTCGAAGGCGACAAGATGCCGTGGGCGCGCGTTCCGCTCGGCCTGATCATCGCGCCGACCCGCGAGTTGGCGCTTCAAGTCAGCAAGGAGCTCGAGTGGCTCTATGCCGACGCGGGCGCGCGCGTCGTCAATTGCGTCGGCGGCATGGACCCGATGAAGGAGCGCCGCGCGCTCGCCGGGGGGGCGCACATCGTCGTCGGGACGCCGGGCCGGCTCCGCGATCATCTCGAACGCGGTGCGCTCGACCTTTCGGGACTGCGCGTCGCCGTGCTCGATGAAGCCGACGAGATGCTCGACATGGGCTTTCGCGAAGAGCTCGAGGAGATCCTCGACGCGACCCCTGCCGAGCGTCGCACTTTGCTATTCTCCGCCACCATGCCGCGACCGATCGTCGCGCTGGCGCGGCGCTACCAGAAGGACGCGCTGCGGATCGAAACGCTGGGCGACAACAAGGGCCATGGCGATATCGCCTATCAGGCCGTCGCTGTGTCGCCGCCCGACATCGAGCATGCCGTGGTCAACCTGCTCCGCTTCCATGAGGCCGAAACGGCGATCCTTTTCTGCGCCACGCGCGACGCGGTCCGGCGCCTGCATGCGAGCCTGATCGAACGCGGGTTCCATGCCGTGGCACTCTCGGGCGAGCATAGTCAGAGCGAACGCAATCATGCGCTTCAGGCGCTTCGGGATCAGCGCGCTCGCGTGTGCGTGGCGACCGACGTCGCCGCGCGCGGCATCGACCTGCCGTCGGTCAGCCTCGTCATCCACGTCGAACTTCCGCGCGATGCCGAGGCGCTGCAGCATCGCTCCGGCCGGACGGGGCGCGCGGGGCGCAAGGGAACTGCCATTCTCGTCGTCCCCTTCCCTGCCCGTCGCCGGGTCGAAGGCATGTTGCGCGGCGCGCGGATCGAGGCGGAATGGATCACTCCGCCAACCCCGTCGCAGATCGCCGAGCGCGACCGCGCCCGCTTGATGGAAGGGCTGAACGCGCCCGCCGAACCGGACGAGGAAGCACTGGAACTGGCGGGCCGCCTAATGGCCGAGATGACTCCGGACGCCATCGCGCTCGCCTTGGCGAAATCGCTGAGGGCCAGCATGCCGGCGCCCGAGGACATCATCGAGCAAGCCGATCGTCCGGCGGGGCCAGGGCAACATGCCCAGCGTGCCGGGTTCGACGGATCGACGTGGTTTAGGATGAATGCAGGCCGCCGCCACCGGGCCGACCCGCGGTGGTTGCTTCCGCTGATCTGCCGCTACGGACACGTCAATCGCAACGATATCGGCGCGATCCGCATCGCCGCGGACGAAAGCTATTTCGAGGTTTCGGCTCGCGCGGCGCCGGGCTTCGTCAAGGCGTTGAAGCGCGCCCAGTTCCCAGACGCCGACGGCCTCGTCATCGAGCCGTCGGGAGGGCGGCCGCCACCTCCGGCACCGGGTCCACGGCGCAAGGGCCCGCCGCCGCGGCGCTGACTTGAGGATGCTGCGCGCTCCAAAGATCGCCCAGCATCCGGTCGAGCGAAAGGGGCCGGAACGGGTCCAGACCCGATCCGGGAAACAGGCAGAATTCTCCAAATTTTGCCTGCCCGCCGATATCGTAGAAATCGACCCGTAGAAAGTCCTGGCCACCTGCCAGCCGGCTCGCTGCGTCGATCATCGCGTCGAGCGAAGGCGGAGGCGCCTGCTCAAAGGCGTTGGCTGACAAGGGCCG
Above is a genomic segment from Sphingomonas sp. LY29 containing:
- a CDS encoding rod shape-determining protein, whose product is MFWTRWFKWMSHDMAIDLGTANTLVYVRGRGIVLNEPSVVAIETINGVKKVKAVGDDAKLMMGKTPDQIEAIRPLRDGVIADIDVAEQMIKHFIHKVHGGKMRAWRFPEIVICVPSGSTSVERRAIRDAASNAGASAVFLIEEPMAAAIGADMPVTQPIGSMVVDIGGGTTEVAVLSLRGLAYTTSVRVGGDKMDEAISSYVRRNHNLLIGEATAERIKKEVGIAKPPVDGIGKTVHIKGRDLVNGVPKEISINQGQIAEALSEPVGTIVEGVRIALENTAPELAADICDQGIVLTGGGALLQGLDEVLRDETGLPVTVAEDPLTCVALGTGRALEEEQFRGVLQTA
- the mreC gene encoding rod shape-determining protein MreC, which gives rise to MAASAGPRPGWSRRAQYSLFFSFLAVLAGLIVGLAMLILSIAAPQSYSAVRGAALDVTAPITGALDEVTTTVAGLSNGAGDYWDAIDQNGQLKRERTVMMRRMVEARAILEENRQLKSALGLRDQLPESVATARVVGSSFESPRRFAVITAGSNDGVSIGMPVRAAEGLIGRVVDSGRIASRVLLVSDRANIVPARILRGGQPVISTGRGDGTIDVRPLEVGRNPFKPGDIIVTSGTGGLYPPLVPIGKVIRLDDDGAVAIPIADPSKVSFAVIQRPYQPAALAAAAAPDPEAP
- the mreD gene encoding rod shape-determining protein MreD; amino-acid sequence: MVRSALGNRGGTGPLAKGPRAFAAYYPAATVVAGSMMSLLPIVSHSGWWPDWGLLMLVAWRLLRADPFPAWWAAPLGFVNDLIVGNPIGLSVALWAAIMVAMDILDRRTMWRDYWIEWAIACLFIALDELAQWQVAALLGAPVPMRLSTTPAIILSILCFPIVAFLAARIDRWRLGR
- the mrdA gene encoding penicillin-binding protein 2, with product MKGGRFTNVHQSMTFTRRMTIVGGVQAAFGSLLIARLGYLSVNQNEHYQLLSESNRVQLIVVPPRRGWIVDRGGKPIAINRSDFRIDIIPDQLEKPTETLRLLTSLLALSADDVDRIIKELKAAKGYQPVQVAENVPYDQYAAVTVRLPEMPGVQPMRGFSRFYPTGPAVGHLVGYVGAASAKDYEEEKNPLLITPGFKIGKEGLEKTLEKSLRGAPGGQRVELTARGKLVRELTPKPDKSGSTIRLSINADLQEFAARRLGEESGSCTVIDCLTGDILCMASMPAYDPNSFSDGIGSTEWRMLSQDERHPLNNKILSALYPPGSTIKPMNGLALMAHGIDPDETVHCPGGYRLGNRFFRCLGRHGSVNMRRAIAKSCNTYFYAMGNRIGYDNIAPMARRLGLGQKFDLPVASQSFGTVPDSAWKRRRFETTKRLIERPDWTSSDTLNASIGQGFLIVNPLQLAVMSARIASGRDLQPGLVGVRTKPAPLLGIPQEHLDAVRGGMWEVVNGDGTAGASRLQLPGIEMGGKTGTAQVRKIAGSQRGQSGEWKYRDHGLFVCFAPTSNPRYAASVVIEHGMGGSRAAAPVAKDVLTFLFDRDKAMASLTALETQWGGTLAQRTARRQSEFEALSKAALSQSA
- the rodA gene encoding rod shape-determining protein RodA, whose product is MISSAIIPQPLARLPWRLIWLVALICTIGVVTLYSAAGGSMSPWAVKQGVTILGFAAVSIAISYIPESFIKQTTFPAYLAIVVMLVIVEMVGFVGKGAQRWIDLGFIRLQPSEFMKPAIVLTLARFYELLPAGDVRKWRGLWPAAALVLVPFALILVQPDLGTATMVLLGGITVMFIAGLPMWYFVSAGAALAAALPVVYAMMHGYQRKRVLIFLDPESDPLGAGYHISQSKIAIGSGGIWGKGYLNGSQSHLDYLPEGHTDFVFATFVEEWGLVGGVLLIAAFFLVIRWGMSVSKKAKTRYGQLSAAGLTATIFFYVSINLMMVMGLAPVVGIPLPLVSFGGSAVMTVMICLGLLMSLERQARTRSTLQ
- a CDS encoding DEAD/DEAH box helicase, with translation MSHPQIPPTLARALDARGYETLTEVQSAAVAPEAADRDLIVSARTGSGKTVAFGLAMAHQMLEGDKMPWARVPLGLIIAPTRELALQVSKELEWLYADAGARVVNCVGGMDPMKERRALAGGAHIVVGTPGRLRDHLERGALDLSGLRVAVLDEADEMLDMGFREELEEILDATPAERRTLLFSATMPRPIVALARRYQKDALRIETLGDNKGHGDIAYQAVAVSPPDIEHAVVNLLRFHEAETAILFCATRDAVRRLHASLIERGFHAVALSGEHSQSERNHALQALRDQRARVCVATDVAARGIDLPSVSLVIHVELPRDAEALQHRSGRTGRAGRKGTAILVVPFPARRRVEGMLRGARIEAEWITPPTPSQIAERDRARLMEGLNAPAEPDEEALELAGRLMAEMTPDAIALALAKSLRASMPAPEDIIEQADRPAGPGQHAQRAGFDGSTWFRMNAGRRHRADPRWLLPLICRYGHVNRNDIGAIRIAADESYFEVSARAAPGFVKALKRAQFPDADGLVIEPSGGRPPPPAPGPRRKGPPPRR